One Amycolatopsis thermophila DNA segment encodes these proteins:
- the tilS gene encoding tRNA lysidine(34) synthetase TilS, giving the protein MTGPHPAVAAVRRAVRQLLSDCAEQPAIDVALSGGADSLALTEAAVFTGRRLGLPVRALVVDHGLQADSARVAAEAAEVARKLGVDSAEVLTVEVTGPGGVEAAARNARYAALREHRRGIVLLGHTRDDQAETVLLGLGRGSGPRSIAGMRAVDLPWGRPLLDVPRATTREACRALGLTPWEDPHNSDPRYTRVRLRTEVLPLLEDVLHGGVAAALARTAAQLREDSEALDALAADFLARHGEPDIPALTPLPASLRRRILREWLAGRGARELTDSHLRSVDALIGDWRGQGGVWLPGGLVVTRTHGRLAVNPPETRGD; this is encoded by the coding sequence GTGACCGGCCCGCACCCCGCGGTGGCGGCGGTCCGCCGCGCGGTGCGGCAGCTGCTCTCCGACTGCGCGGAGCAGCCCGCGATCGACGTCGCGTTGTCCGGCGGCGCCGATTCGCTCGCGCTCACCGAGGCGGCGGTGTTCACCGGACGGCGGCTCGGGTTGCCGGTGCGCGCACTGGTCGTCGACCACGGCTTGCAGGCGGACTCCGCGCGCGTGGCCGCCGAGGCGGCCGAGGTGGCGCGCAAGCTCGGCGTGGACTCCGCCGAGGTGCTGACCGTCGAGGTGACCGGGCCGGGTGGGGTCGAAGCCGCCGCCCGGAACGCCCGGTACGCCGCGCTCCGCGAACACCGCCGCGGGATCGTCCTGCTCGGCCACACGCGCGACGACCAGGCGGAGACCGTCCTCCTCGGACTCGGCCGTGGTTCCGGCCCGCGCTCGATCGCCGGCATGCGTGCTGTGGATCTCCCGTGGGGTAGGCCACTCCTCGACGTCCCGCGCGCGACCACGCGCGAAGCCTGCCGGGCGCTCGGCCTGACCCCGTGGGAGGACCCGCACAACAGCGACCCCCGGTACACGCGGGTGCGCCTGCGCACCGAAGTGCTGCCGCTGCTGGAAGACGTGCTCCACGGTGGGGTAGCGGCCGCTCTCGCCCGCACCGCCGCCCAGCTCAGGGAGGATTCCGAGGCGCTCGACGCCCTCGCCGCGGACTTCCTGGCGCGTCACGGGGAACCGGACATCCCGGCGCTGACCCCGCTCCCGGCCTCCCTCCGGCGGAGGATCCTGCGCGAGTGGCTGGCCGGCCGCGGCGCCCGCGAACTCACCGACTCCCACCTGCGGTCGGTCGACGCGTTGATCGGCGATTGGCGTGGTCAGGGCGGAGTTTGGCTACCCGGCGGCTTGGTGGTGACCCGGACACATGGCAGGCTTGCCGTGAATCCACCGGAAACAAGAGGGGACTGA
- a CDS encoding inorganic diphosphatase: MEFDATIEIPKGERNKYEVDHKTGRIRLDRTLFTATQYPADYGFIDDTLGQDGDPLDVLVLVQEPTFPGCLIRCRAIGMFRMTDEKGPDDKVLAVPSDDPRLEHLRDIHHLNEFHKLEIEHFFQVYKDLEPAKSVEGSAWVGRAEAEAEIKRSYQREIDRIAKEAAEGGEHH, from the coding sequence GTGGAGTTCGACGCCACGATCGAAATCCCCAAGGGGGAGCGCAACAAGTACGAGGTGGACCACAAGACGGGCCGGATCCGACTGGACCGGACCCTGTTCACGGCCACCCAGTACCCGGCCGACTACGGGTTCATCGACGACACCCTGGGGCAGGACGGCGACCCGCTCGACGTGCTGGTGCTGGTGCAGGAGCCGACGTTCCCGGGCTGCCTGATCCGCTGCCGGGCGATCGGCATGTTCCGGATGACCGACGAGAAGGGCCCGGACGACAAGGTCCTGGCCGTGCCGTCGGACGACCCGCGCCTGGAGCACCTGCGCGACATCCACCACCTGAACGAGTTCCACAAGCTGGAGATCGAGCACTTCTTCCAGGTCTACAAGGACCTGGAGCCGGCCAAGAGCGTCGAGGGCTCGGCCTGGGTGGGCCGCGCCGAGGCGGAGGCCGAGATCAAGCGCTCCTACCAGCGTGAGATCGACCGGATCGCGAAGGAGGCCGCCGAGGGCGGCGAGCACCACTGA
- a CDS encoding gamma carbonic anhydrase family protein — protein sequence MPLFSFEGVSPTVHPDAWIAPTATLIGDVVIEKDASIWYGAVVRADFGKIIVREGANIQDNTVVHVNTGVCEIGRNVTVGHMCLVHDCTVGEQALIGNGATVLDQAVIGERALIAAGSTVTPGTQVPPEVIAMGSPAKKFVPLTDSARGWVDHNAAIYQQLAKRHADGVAPVD from the coding sequence ATGCCACTGTTCTCGTTCGAGGGCGTCAGCCCCACCGTGCACCCCGACGCCTGGATCGCGCCCACCGCGACCCTCATCGGTGACGTCGTCATCGAGAAGGACGCCTCGATCTGGTACGGGGCGGTCGTCCGCGCCGACTTCGGGAAGATCATCGTGCGCGAAGGGGCCAACATCCAGGACAACACGGTCGTGCACGTGAACACCGGCGTGTGCGAGATCGGCCGCAACGTGACCGTCGGCCACATGTGCCTGGTGCACGACTGCACGGTCGGCGAGCAGGCCCTGATCGGCAACGGGGCGACGGTCCTGGACCAGGCCGTCATCGGCGAGCGCGCGCTGATCGCCGCCGGCTCCACGGTCACGCCGGGCACGCAGGTGCCCCCGGAGGTCATCGCGATGGGCAGCCCGGCGAAGAAGTTCGTGCCGCTGACCGACTCCGCGCGCGGCTGGGTGGACCACAACGCGGCCATCTACCAGCAGCTGGCCAAGCGGCACGCGGACGGTGTCGCACCCGTCGACTAA
- a CDS encoding ESX secretion-associated protein EspG yields the protein MVRAELLTPLELDFLWESFGAGELPYPLEVRSHGATMDERASLRRQTLDRLVARGAADGRGRPAPHIEEFFEVLAGAETSLDSVHITAPEARPLLAVASALNGRGVLAVHDDRGFHLQPMPADGLASAIVSLLPAAPRGTEKSITVPLEQLLTATGADFLQRRSASGERTSADDDRKALARLQAQPRLRGGQIGANARSRSGAKSRPPVLSWFDTEGGRYFTQASRGHDGRDWITIAPADAASLRHRLGEMLVSAAGMNLAPGGAW from the coding sequence ATGGTGCGAGCGGAGCTGCTCACTCCGCTGGAGCTCGACTTCCTCTGGGAGTCGTTCGGAGCAGGTGAACTGCCGTACCCCCTGGAGGTGCGCTCGCACGGCGCGACGATGGACGAGCGCGCCTCCCTGCGCCGGCAAACCCTCGACCGCCTGGTCGCGCGCGGCGCGGCCGACGGGCGGGGCCGCCCGGCGCCGCACATCGAGGAGTTCTTCGAGGTGCTGGCGGGCGCGGAGACCAGCCTGGACAGCGTGCACATCACCGCGCCCGAAGCGCGCCCGCTGCTGGCCGTGGCGTCCGCGCTGAACGGCCGCGGGGTGCTCGCGGTGCACGACGACCGGGGTTTCCACCTGCAGCCGATGCCCGCCGACGGGCTGGCGAGCGCCATCGTGTCGCTGCTGCCCGCGGCGCCGCGCGGCACCGAGAAGTCGATCACCGTCCCGCTCGAGCAGCTGCTCACCGCGACGGGCGCGGACTTCCTGCAGCGCCGGTCGGCGAGCGGCGAGCGCACGAGCGCGGACGACGACCGCAAGGCGCTGGCCCGGCTCCAGGCCCAGCCGCGCCTGCGCGGCGGCCAGATCGGCGCCAACGCCCGCAGCCGCAGCGGCGCGAAGTCCCGTCCGCCGGTGCTGAGCTGGTTCGACACCGAGGGCGGCCGCTACTTCACGCAGGCCAGCCGCGGGCACGACGGCCGCGACTGGATCACCATCGCGCCCGCCGACGCCGCCAGCCTGCGGCACCGCCTCGGCGAGATGCTGGTCAGCGCGGCCGGCATGAACCTGGCGCCCGGTGGTGCGTGGTGA
- the hpt gene encoding hypoxanthine phosphoribosyltransferase: MYEGEIASVLITEQQINDKITELAKQIAADYERETTAGDLLLVGVLKGAVMFMTDFARVLPMPAQLEFMAVSSYGSSTSSSGVVRILKDLDRDITGRHVLIVEDIVDSGLTLSWLLKNLASRNPASLEVVTLLRKPDAVKVDVPVRYVGFDIPNEFVVGYGLDYAERYRDLPYIGTLDPKVYGA, translated from the coding sequence GTGTACGAAGGCGAGATCGCCTCCGTCCTCATCACCGAGCAGCAGATCAACGACAAGATCACCGAGCTCGCCAAGCAGATCGCCGCCGACTACGAGCGCGAGACGACTGCCGGCGACCTGCTGCTGGTGGGTGTGCTCAAGGGCGCCGTCATGTTCATGACCGACTTCGCCCGCGTGCTGCCGATGCCGGCGCAGCTGGAGTTCATGGCCGTCTCCTCCTACGGCTCGTCCACGTCGTCCTCCGGCGTGGTGCGGATCCTCAAGGACCTCGACCGCGACATCACCGGGCGGCACGTGCTGATCGTCGAGGACATCGTCGACTCCGGGCTCACGCTGTCCTGGCTGCTGAAGAACCTGGCCAGCCGCAACCCGGCGTCGCTCGAGGTCGTCACGCTGCTGCGCAAGCCCGACGCGGTCAAGGTGGACGTGCCGGTGCGCTACGTCGGGTTCGACATCCCGAACGAGTTCGTCGTCGGCTACGGCCTGGACTACGCGGAGCGCTACCGGGACCTGCCCTACATCGGCACCCTTGATCCGAAGGTGTACGGCGCCTGA
- a CDS encoding zinc-dependent metalloprotease: MSEVATRPVVDWSLAASTGAFLARGGPVVSREEAGLAVSELRDLTVDAEAHVRELTGLGAGLPLLPGDVVDRPGWVRSAAAGLDALTAKALPPNPAGPLGPVLAGGAGVQTGVVLAFLASRVLGQYDPFGGPDGTGRLLLVAPNVVTAQQALQVPGRDFRLWVCLHESTHRLQFTAVGWLRDYFAGEVERLVSGLTGDDDRVTDLLGRLPDALREARRAKADGLVAVGQLLRSPEQRAVFDRLLALSTLLEGHADYVMDAVGPSVVPTVETIRARFTDRRKGGGVLDRLLRALLGVDAKIRQYAQGAAFTRHVVDRVGMTGFNAVWTSPYTLPTRAEIADPEAWVRRVRP, translated from the coding sequence ATGAGCGAGGTCGCGACCCGGCCGGTCGTGGACTGGTCACTGGCCGCGTCGACGGGTGCCTTCCTCGCCCGTGGCGGGCCGGTGGTCTCCCGCGAGGAGGCCGGCCTGGCCGTCAGCGAGCTGCGTGATCTGACCGTCGACGCCGAGGCCCACGTCCGCGAGCTGACCGGGCTGGGCGCCGGGCTGCCGCTGCTCCCCGGTGACGTCGTGGACCGGCCCGGCTGGGTCCGCTCGGCCGCCGCCGGGCTCGACGCGCTCACCGCGAAGGCGTTGCCGCCCAACCCGGCCGGCCCGCTGGGGCCCGTCCTGGCCGGCGGCGCGGGCGTGCAGACCGGCGTGGTGCTGGCCTTCCTCGCCTCGCGCGTGCTCGGGCAGTACGACCCGTTCGGTGGCCCGGACGGCACCGGCAGGCTGCTGCTGGTGGCGCCGAACGTCGTCACCGCCCAGCAGGCGCTGCAGGTGCCGGGCCGCGACTTCCGGCTGTGGGTCTGCCTGCACGAGAGCACGCACCGCCTGCAGTTCACCGCGGTGGGCTGGCTGCGCGACTACTTCGCCGGCGAGGTCGAGCGGCTGGTCAGCGGGCTGACCGGCGACGACGACCGCGTGACCGACCTGCTCGGGCGGCTGCCGGACGCGCTGCGCGAGGCCAGGCGCGCGAAGGCCGACGGGCTGGTCGCGGTCGGCCAGCTGTTGCGGTCGCCGGAGCAGCGCGCGGTGTTCGACCGGCTGCTTGCGCTGTCCACGCTGCTCGAGGGGCACGCCGACTACGTGATGGACGCCGTCGGGCCGAGCGTGGTGCCCACGGTCGAGACGATCCGCGCCCGGTTCACCGACCGGCGCAAGGGCGGTGGCGTGCTGGACCGGCTGCTGCGGGCGCTGCTCGGGGTGGACGCCAAGATCCGCCAGTACGCGCAGGGGGCGGCCTTCACCCGGCACGTCGTCGACCGGGTCGGGATGACCGGGTTCAACGCCGTGTGGACCTCGCCGTACACCCTGCCGACCCGCGCCGAGATCGCCGATCCGGAGGCCTGGGTGCGGCGCGTCCGCCCGTGA
- the glyA gene encoding serine hydroxymethyltransferase, whose protein sequence is MTHQPAIPELTAADPEIAGLVEDEARRQAEKIRLIASENYVSEAVLEATGSVLTNKYSEGYAGKRYYEGQQFIDQVEQVAIARAKALFGVDHANVQPYSGSPANLAVYLAFAQPGDTIMGMALPDGGHLTHGWSVSATGKWFNPVRYGVRKETGRVDLDQVRDLALEHRPKLIFAGGTAIPRTIDFPAFAEIAREIDAVLVADIAHIAGLVAGGAHPSPVGHAQVITTTTHKTLRGPRGAMIMTDADHAKAIDKAVFPGLQGGPHNHTTAAIAVALGEASKPEFRDYAHAIVANAKALAEALIERGFDLVSGGTDNHLLLVDLTSKQIGGKPAAQALDRAGIELNYNTVPFDPRKPFDPSGIRLGTAAITTRGLTPEHQPQIAEWIDRSVAAAAANDEAAISTIAGEVRDLLAAYPIPGYRA, encoded by the coding sequence ATGACGCACCAGCCAGCCATCCCCGAGCTCACCGCGGCCGACCCGGAGATCGCCGGCCTCGTCGAGGACGAGGCGCGCCGCCAGGCCGAGAAGATCCGGCTCATCGCCTCGGAGAACTACGTCTCCGAGGCGGTGCTGGAGGCCACCGGGTCCGTGCTGACCAACAAGTACTCCGAGGGCTACGCCGGCAAGCGGTACTACGAGGGCCAGCAGTTCATCGACCAGGTCGAGCAGGTCGCGATCGCGCGGGCCAAGGCGCTGTTCGGCGTCGACCACGCCAACGTGCAGCCCTACTCCGGCTCGCCCGCGAACCTGGCCGTCTACCTGGCCTTCGCCCAGCCCGGCGACACCATCATGGGCATGGCGCTGCCCGACGGCGGGCACCTCACCCACGGCTGGTCGGTGTCGGCGACCGGCAAGTGGTTCAACCCGGTGCGCTACGGCGTGCGCAAGGAGACCGGCCGCGTCGACCTCGACCAGGTCCGCGACCTGGCGCTGGAGCACCGGCCGAAGCTGATCTTCGCGGGCGGCACCGCGATCCCCCGCACGATCGACTTCCCGGCGTTCGCCGAGATCGCCAGGGAGATCGACGCCGTGCTGGTCGCCGACATCGCCCACATCGCCGGCCTGGTCGCCGGCGGGGCGCACCCGTCGCCGGTGGGCCACGCGCAGGTCATCACCACGACCACGCACAAGACCCTCCGCGGCCCGCGGGGCGCGATGATCATGACCGACGCCGACCACGCGAAGGCCATCGACAAGGCCGTGTTCCCCGGCCTGCAGGGCGGCCCGCACAACCACACCACGGCCGCCATCGCGGTCGCGCTGGGCGAGGCGTCGAAGCCGGAGTTCCGCGACTACGCCCACGCCATCGTCGCCAACGCCAAGGCGCTGGCCGAGGCGCTCATCGAGCGCGGGTTCGACCTCGTCTCCGGCGGCACCGACAACCACCTGCTCCTGGTGGACCTGACCAGCAAGCAGATCGGCGGCAAGCCCGCCGCGCAGGCGCTGGACCGCGCCGGCATCGAGCTGAACTACAACACGGTGCCGTTCGACCCGCGCAAGCCGTTCGACCCGTCGGGCATCCGGCTGGGCACCGCGGCCATCACCACCCGGGGCCTCACGCCGGAGCACCAGCCGCAGATCGCCGAGTGGATCGACCGCTCGGTGGCCGCGGCCGCCGCGAACGACGAGGCCGCCATCAGCACGATCGCCGGTGAGGTGCGCGACCTGCTCGCCGCCTACCCGATCCCGGGTTACCGGGCCTGA
- a CDS encoding ESX secretion-associated protein EspG yields MNRPEFFTPVTFDFLWEAAGIGELPYPLQVRSHGATMDERSVLRQRAHEELKARGLRDHYGRLEPHVEDWFRVLSQGTASIDAVHIPDFRVPPVSILAATDGTLGVVAIQDADGIWIRPAFPEGLVSTVVDLLPPGTRGTEASITLPVDEALRIPPSRTAVPVGAGAKPRRRSLSEAPSDPREAYARLSGQPRLRGGQLAANSRSDVGGRRRSPVLGWFDTASGRYLSLSRPGADGREWVTVSSADAKTLRTRLGEMVASVTTEPGY; encoded by the coding sequence GTGAACCGTCCGGAGTTCTTCACGCCGGTCACGTTCGACTTCCTGTGGGAGGCCGCGGGCATCGGCGAGCTGCCGTACCCGCTGCAGGTCCGGTCGCACGGCGCGACCATGGACGAGCGGTCGGTGCTGCGCCAGCGCGCGCACGAGGAGCTGAAGGCCCGCGGCCTGCGCGACCACTACGGCCGGCTGGAACCGCACGTCGAGGACTGGTTCCGGGTGCTGTCGCAGGGCACCGCCAGCATCGACGCGGTGCACATCCCGGACTTCCGCGTCCCGCCGGTGTCGATCCTGGCGGCCACCGACGGCACGCTCGGCGTGGTGGCGATCCAGGACGCCGACGGCATCTGGATCCGGCCGGCGTTCCCCGAGGGCCTGGTCTCGACGGTGGTCGACCTGCTGCCGCCGGGCACCCGCGGCACCGAGGCTTCCATCACACTGCCGGTCGACGAGGCACTGCGGATCCCGCCGTCGCGCACCGCCGTGCCGGTCGGCGCCGGGGCCAAGCCGCGGCGCCGGTCGCTGAGCGAGGCGCCGTCCGACCCCCGAGAGGCGTACGCGCGCCTGTCCGGCCAGCCGCGGTTGCGCGGCGGCCAGCTCGCCGCCAACAGCCGCTCCGACGTGGGCGGACGTCGCAGGTCACCGGTGCTGGGCTGGTTCGACACGGCCAGCGGCCGCTACCTGAGCCTGTCCCGGCCGGGTGCCGACGGGCGGGAGTGGGTCACGGTGTCCTCGGCGGACGCGAAGACGCTGCGCACCAGGCTCGGTGAGATGGTGGCGAGCGTCACAACCGAGCCGGGCTACTGA
- a CDS encoding TetR/AcrR family transcriptional regulator, whose amino-acid sequence MVVTPPGQRERLSPNQLAKQEQIVEAARAVLARDGLAGCTARAIADASPLTKSAIHYYFSDTDVLVDRAMAAHVTAFLDDLRAVAARHDDPRERLWAVLEAYLGTFTAQPNSAFLWFEYWIAVGRADHPEAIEAMLRSVTELLTELLAGVGVDDPRARARALLSYLLGAVVQQRVRRRPFATLREEIESLCLP is encoded by the coding sequence GTGGTCGTCACCCCGCCGGGGCAGCGCGAGCGGCTCTCGCCGAACCAGCTCGCCAAGCAGGAGCAGATCGTGGAAGCCGCGCGCGCGGTGCTGGCCCGTGACGGGCTCGCCGGGTGCACCGCCCGCGCCATCGCGGACGCGAGCCCGCTCACCAAGAGCGCGATCCACTACTACTTCTCCGACACCGACGTCCTCGTCGACCGCGCGATGGCCGCCCACGTCACGGCCTTCCTCGACGACCTGCGCGCGGTGGCCGCGCGCCACGACGACCCGCGCGAGCGCCTGTGGGCCGTGCTCGAGGCCTACCTCGGCACCTTCACCGCCCAGCCCAACTCGGCGTTCCTGTGGTTCGAGTACTGGATCGCGGTCGGCCGGGCCGACCACCCGGAGGCCATCGAGGCGATGCTCCGGTCGGTCACCGAACTGCTCACCGAGCTGCTGGCCGGCGTCGGCGTCGACGATCCCCGGGCGCGGGCCCGTGCGCTGCTGTCCTACCTGCTGGGCGCCGTCGTGCAGCAGCGCGTCCGGCGCCGCCCCTTCGCGACCCTCCGCGAGGAGATCGAGTCCCTCTGCCTGCCCTAA
- a CDS encoding class I SAM-dependent methyltransferase — protein MARRSETISPTAHYTGYVWVRSGLSDPAFATGEGRLLHRLLAPAMAVSGAVGGPTLEGFLLARHRLIDELLTEAIERHGITQVVEIAAGLAARGWRFTRRHPDLTYLEADLPGMAGRKRRILRRASPAGPGHRVVELDVLEDGGLDRVVAGLDPARGLVIVTEGLVNYFDERTVRAMWSRFARALGRFERGRYLSDLHLATSDFAVRAFTRALSVFVRGKVHLHFDGEAAAERALKTAGFARAVLHVPPDNRLVRVIEADTVDGRVQDAGPER, from the coding sequence ATGGCCCGCCGCTCCGAGACGATCAGCCCCACCGCGCACTACACCGGCTACGTGTGGGTGCGCAGCGGCCTGTCCGATCCCGCGTTCGCCACCGGCGAGGGGCGGCTGCTGCACCGCCTCCTGGCGCCGGCGATGGCGGTGAGCGGCGCGGTGGGCGGGCCGACGCTGGAGGGGTTCCTGCTCGCCCGGCACCGCCTGATCGACGAGTTGCTGACCGAGGCGATCGAGCGGCACGGCATCACGCAGGTCGTCGAGATCGCGGCCGGGCTGGCCGCCCGCGGCTGGCGGTTCACCCGGCGCCACCCCGACCTCACCTACCTCGAGGCCGACCTGCCGGGCATGGCCGGGCGGAAACGGCGGATCCTCCGGCGCGCGAGCCCGGCCGGGCCCGGTCACCGCGTCGTCGAGCTGGACGTCCTCGAAGACGGAGGTCTGGACCGCGTGGTCGCCGGCCTCGATCCCGCGCGCGGACTGGTGATCGTCACCGAGGGGCTGGTCAACTACTTCGACGAGCGGACCGTGCGGGCCATGTGGTCGCGCTTCGCCCGCGCGCTCGGCCGGTTCGAGCGCGGGCGCTACCTGTCGGACCTGCATCTGGCCACTTCGGACTTCGCGGTGCGGGCGTTCACGCGGGCGCTGTCGGTTTTCGTGCGCGGCAAGGTGCACCTGCACTTCGACGGCGAGGCCGCCGCCGAGCGGGCCCTGAAAACGGCGGGTTTCGCCCGCGCCGTCCTCCACGTGCCGCCGGACAACCGCCTGGTGCGGGTGATCGAGGCGGACACAGTGGACGGTCGGGTTCAGGACGCCGGTCCTGAAAGGTAG
- the dacB gene encoding D-alanyl-D-alanine carboxypeptidase/D-alanyl-D-alanine endopeptidase has product MPSNDQPEWPSEDSDVTDVSAEEKPADGGATAQLPVPGEVSLPESATVFVPGPSPDGERTRFLATPEPRDERGAESTQVIDLRQARTPASERTAGEQASPSEQETAPQQVPRPERPQQQPQPQQRPPQQPPRPQPVPPAAAPLVQPMRIEPSGEIHPAEVTTGEEPPPAEPPAAPPEKPKRRRRGVLITSIVALVLVIAIGAALATPYVSNRLGLPWAPNLPKADAPEPVAVALSLKAPSASAPEPTPSGLSAALAGPISSPALGTLTGTVVDPASGTTLWDRNSGQLLTPASTTKLLTFAAALLAVDDGTQLSTKVVEGSSPDTAVIVAGGDITLSSLPAGRQSVYSGAAHLDDLVAQVKQASGGTIKKVQIDTSAWTGPQTAPGWAPDDAPVYTAAMTPVMLDGGLTDPANDHSVRVAQPATTVLQTFAGRLGATAAGTGKAPPDAKVLGEVKSAPLSELTAHALEASDNTLADAIGRLTATATGAPASFAGAAQATLSVLSQNGFDVSQVSLSDNSGLSPQNKVPAKLLAQILAVASAPDGSDPRTVKLRPLLAGLPVAGGSGTLDNRYEKPGSTAGKGWVRAKTGTLSGVNTLAGVVLDEDGRVLVFALMSNQGNPDNNVVRDALDVVAASLRGCGCR; this is encoded by the coding sequence GTGCCGAGCAACGACCAGCCCGAGTGGCCGTCCGAGGATTCCGACGTCACGGACGTCTCCGCCGAGGAGAAGCCGGCCGACGGCGGTGCGACGGCGCAGCTGCCGGTGCCCGGCGAGGTGTCCCTGCCCGAGTCGGCGACGGTGTTCGTGCCCGGTCCGTCGCCGGACGGTGAGCGGACCCGGTTCCTCGCGACGCCGGAACCGCGGGACGAGCGGGGCGCCGAGAGCACCCAGGTGATCGACCTGCGGCAGGCGCGCACCCCGGCCTCCGAGCGGACGGCCGGGGAGCAGGCGTCCCCGTCTGAGCAGGAGACCGCGCCCCAGCAGGTCCCGCGGCCCGAACGCCCTCAGCAGCAACCACAACCGCAGCAACGGCCTCCGCAGCAGCCGCCGCGCCCGCAGCCGGTGCCGCCGGCCGCCGCCCCGCTCGTGCAGCCGATGCGGATCGAGCCCAGCGGCGAGATCCACCCCGCCGAGGTGACCACGGGCGAGGAGCCGCCGCCCGCCGAGCCACCGGCCGCGCCGCCGGAGAAGCCGAAGCGCCGCCGCAGGGGCGTGCTGATCACGAGCATCGTCGCGCTGGTCCTGGTCATCGCGATCGGCGCCGCGCTGGCCACGCCGTACGTGTCGAACCGCCTCGGCCTGCCGTGGGCGCCGAACCTGCCCAAGGCCGACGCGCCCGAGCCGGTCGCGGTGGCGCTGTCGTTGAAGGCGCCCAGCGCCTCGGCGCCCGAGCCGACGCCGTCCGGGCTGTCCGCGGCGCTCGCCGGCCCGATCTCGAGCCCGGCGCTGGGCACGCTCACCGGCACGGTGGTCGACCCGGCCAGCGGGACGACCCTGTGGGACCGCAACTCCGGTCAGCTGCTGACCCCGGCCTCGACGACCAAGCTGCTGACCTTCGCGGCGGCGCTGCTCGCGGTCGACGACGGGACCCAGCTGAGCACGAAGGTCGTCGAGGGTTCCTCGCCGGACACCGCGGTGATCGTCGCGGGCGGGGACATCACGCTGTCGTCGCTGCCCGCCGGACGGCAGTCGGTCTACTCCGGCGCCGCGCACCTCGACGACCTCGTCGCGCAGGTCAAGCAGGCCAGCGGCGGCACGATCAAGAAGGTGCAGATCGACACCTCGGCCTGGACCGGCCCGCAGACCGCGCCCGGGTGGGCCCCCGACGACGCGCCCGTCTACACGGCGGCGATGACGCCGGTGATGCTGGACGGCGGCCTCACCGACCCGGCCAACGACCACTCGGTCCGCGTCGCGCAGCCGGCGACCACCGTCCTGCAGACCTTCGCCGGCCGCCTCGGCGCGACCGCGGCGGGCACCGGCAAGGCGCCGCCGGACGCGAAGGTGCTCGGGGAGGTCAAGTCCGCGCCGCTGAGCGAGCTGACCGCGCACGCGCTGGAGGCCTCGGACAACACGCTCGCCGACGCGATCGGCCGGCTGACCGCGACCGCGACCGGCGCCCCGGCGTCGTTCGCCGGTGCGGCTCAGGCGACGCTGTCCGTGTTGTCCCAGAACGGTTTCGACGTCTCACAGGTCAGCCTGAGCGACAACAGCGGGCTGTCCCCGCAGAACAAGGTCCCGGCGAAGCTGCTCGCGCAGATCCTGGCGGTCGCTTCCGCGCCGGACGGCTCGGACCCGCGGACGGTGAAGCTGCGCCCCCTGCTGGCCGGGCTCCCGGTCGCGGGCGGCAGCGGCACGCTCGACAACCGCTACGAGAAGCCCGGCTCGACCGCGGGCAAGGGGTGGGTCCGGGCGAAAACGGGCACTCTCTCCGGCGTCAACACGTTGGCAGGGGTAGTGCTGGACGAGGACGGGCGCGTGCTGGTGTTCGCGTTGATGTCCAACCAGGGCAATCCGGACAACAACGTGGTGCGCGACGCGCTCGACGTCGTCGCGGCCTCGTTGAGGGGCTGCGGCTGCCGATAG